One genomic segment of Paenibacillus durus includes these proteins:
- the infC gene encoding translation initiation factor IF-3, with protein sequence MAVFINEQIKASEVVLTGLRGENLGIVSREEALAMARSEKADLVCTSLMSSPPPCSLVAKGTGKAAARKGAASNNAGAGRGAGGSGKEKIKELRFTAHIEEHDYDTKLRQADKHLRSGKPVQLVVKSSGAKEGLAAKAVLERLLTDLKEAGVKETGIQTSGKGSQVKLNPR encoded by the coding sequence GTGGCAGTATTCATCAATGAACAAATTAAAGCATCCGAGGTGGTGCTGACTGGCCTCAGAGGCGAGAATTTAGGCATTGTCTCCAGAGAGGAGGCGCTGGCTATGGCCCGATCGGAAAAAGCGGACTTGGTCTGCACCTCGCTGATGAGCAGTCCCCCGCCCTGCAGCCTGGTTGCGAAGGGAACGGGAAAAGCTGCCGCCCGGAAGGGCGCGGCTTCGAACAATGCGGGCGCAGGACGGGGAGCAGGCGGAAGCGGCAAGGAGAAGATCAAGGAGCTTCGCTTCACCGCTCATATTGAGGAGCATGATTACGACACGAAGCTCCGCCAGGCGGACAAGCATCTGCGCTCCGGCAAACCGGTACAGCTAGTCGTGAAATCATCCGGCGCCAAAGAAGGGCTCGCCGCCAAGGCGGTGCTGGAGCGGCTTCTGACCGATCTAAAGGAGGCCGGAGTGAAGGAGACCGGTATCCAGACAAGCGGCAAAGGTTCGCAGGTGAAATTAAATCCGCGCTGA
- a CDS encoding alpha/beta-type small acid-soluble spore protein, producing MARRKRKYAVPGVEQEMQTFKANVMQREGYAVDPNRPDDVKYEVAKELGVPLQPGENGGLTTESVGHVGGKIGGSMVREMIRLAQEQLAAREQR from the coding sequence ATGGCCAGAAGAAAGAGGAAATATGCGGTGCCGGGGGTGGAGCAGGAAATGCAGACCTTCAAAGCAAATGTAATGCAGCGCGAAGGATATGCCGTTGATCCGAATCGGCCGGATGACGTGAAGTATGAAGTGGCTAAGGAGCTTGGTGTACCTCTGCAGCCAGGCGAAAATGGGGGTCTGACGACGGAATCAGTAGGCCATGTCGGCGGCAAAATTGGCGGCTCCATGGTCCGGGAAATGATCCGTCTCGCCCAAGAGCAATTAGCGGCCAGGGAGCAGCGATAA
- a CDS encoding ATP-binding protein, which translates to MFETLLLNFLFLLFPVVIVLIFFENRPHSYNRKILILLSAVTMILCITKPIKLEMGFIFDLRYIPFIIVALFGGYKNVLPLYLILNVYRFYLGGDGMIYSFLFSTAVFILVPLFSKRFIKLDSKSRILCATVISFLTMGFYLIILSIILGTLDRQFWILTFHALTTHVGVMSIIMLLIEQIIANIKNRDRILQSERLNVVSELAASVSHEIRNPLTVTSGFLQLLNKSNTVTPVEKGYIELSLQELNRAEKIVSDYLSFAKPQSENMVYSNMKAESEYTKNLILPYATIHQVEVQFSFNNSLNTSYDRNQIQQCLINLYKNGIEAMKDKGGGTLLIDISERKQNIMISIQDSGIGMTKEEISRMGKPYYSTKEEGTGLGMLMVYSTINKVKGTIEVDSEKGKGTTFLITIPT; encoded by the coding sequence TTGTTTGAAACTTTACTATTGAATTTCCTGTTTTTGCTTTTTCCGGTTGTAATCGTTCTAATTTTTTTTGAAAATAGACCCCATTCCTATAACAGAAAAATTCTCATTTTACTATCGGCAGTGACGATGATTCTTTGTATTACCAAACCTATTAAGCTGGAAATGGGATTTATTTTTGATTTAAGATACATCCCGTTCATTATCGTGGCCCTATTTGGAGGATACAAGAATGTTCTCCCGTTATATCTAATATTAAATGTCTACCGGTTCTATTTAGGCGGAGATGGAATGATTTATTCGTTTCTTTTTTCAACTGCTGTATTTATTCTGGTGCCCTTATTCAGTAAAAGGTTTATAAAACTAGATTCTAAAAGCCGAATACTATGTGCAACCGTTATTTCTTTTCTTACCATGGGATTTTACCTAATCATTTTAAGCATCATTTTGGGGACATTGGATAGACAATTCTGGATTCTCACCTTTCATGCATTAACGACTCACGTTGGAGTGATGAGTATCATTATGCTTTTAATAGAGCAGATCATTGCCAATATTAAAAATCGTGACCGGATTTTACAATCGGAAAGATTAAACGTCGTGAGTGAGCTCGCGGCTAGTGTTTCACATGAAATAAGAAATCCTCTTACGGTTACCAGTGGTTTTCTGCAGCTTTTAAATAAATCAAATACCGTAACACCGGTTGAAAAAGGATATATAGAATTATCTTTGCAAGAACTAAATCGAGCTGAAAAAATAGTTAGTGACTATCTTTCATTTGCCAAGCCGCAATCGGAAAATATGGTTTATTCCAACATGAAGGCCGAGTCAGAGTATACGAAAAATCTCATTTTACCTTATGCCACCATACATCAAGTAGAGGTCCAATTTAGTTTCAATAACTCGTTAAATACAAGTTATGATAGGAACCAAATCCAGCAATGTTTAATTAATCTATACAAAAACGGTATTGAAGCAATGAAAGACAAGGGCGGCGGTACTCTACTCATTGATATATCGGAAAGAAAGCAAAATATCATGATCAGTATTCAGGATAGCGGAATTGGAATGACAAAGGAAGAAATATCCCGTATGGGCAAGCCCTATTACTCAACCAAAGAAGAAGGAACGGGCCTTGGTATGCTCATGGTCTACAGCACAATCAATAAAGTTAAAGGGACAATTGAAGTCGATAGTGAAAAAGGCAAGGGCACAACATTTCTTATAACGATCCCTACTTAA